The segment TCGCCGATGCTGCAGCAGATCGGCCGCTGCTCGCCACCGAACCTGATGCCGGTGGCCTGCGTGATGCTTGCGCCCATGCACAAACAGGTATCGACCGTGCCCATACCGACCGCGAGCGTATAGCAGCCGATGTCGCTGGGAAAGATCGCGTCCTTCCCGAAAGCCCTCCGCATGGCATAGTAGGTCGCACGGTGACTGCAGCCGGGACAGAGCACTGGTGGTCGTGGTGGCAAGATCTCAGTAGCAACGTTGAGCGGGTGGACATATCGTGAAGGACGGTTTAAAACGCCTGCAATTGCGTTGTGCACAAGGAGCAAATCGAACTCACCCTCTCGTGGAAGCTGACCGCTCGTCTTTCCAAGGATCTTCACCGAGGGGTTGCTGGTCAGCGCCACGCGCTCCACATACTCTTCCAGCACCGGCTCGAGCTCCTCGAGCACCAGTACCGTCTTTACGGTCTTCAGCATCGCGGCGATGAGCGCTACCGGAGGCGGAAAGCTGCCAACGCGGAGAAGCGAGAGCTCGGTATCCAACTGCCTGAGCGCCTCTTCCGCGTAGAGCCCCGAAATGCCCGAGGCAATGATCCCCAGTTCGCTCTGATGAAGCGTCAACTGGTTCCAGGGCGTGTCATACAAAGCGTCCGCCATGGCGGCTTGCTTCTTCAAGAGCTCGGTATGCCGTGGTCGTGCGTGCACGGGCAGCATCACCCACTGCTCGGGATTCTTCTCGAATTCCAGCTTCTCCGCTCGCTCTTCTATCGAGCCCAGTGAGACATCAGCACGAGCGTGCGAGACCCGCGTCGTAGGCCGCACAATGACCGGCAGCTCAAGCGCTTCCGAGAGCTCGAAGGCGGCCTGGCACATGTCCTTTGCCTCCTGTGGATCTGCAGGATCCAGGCAGGGGACGCCGGCAAATTGTGCGTAGCGGCGCGTATCTTGCTCGTTCTGTGAAGAATGACAATACGGGTCGTCCGCGACGATGAGCACCAGACCGGCTTTCACGCCCGTGTATGCCAGGGTCATGAACGGATCGGCCGCGACATTCAGGCCGACGTGCTTCATCACCGCCGCTGCTCGCGTCCCGGTCCATGCCGCACCGCTCGCAACCTCAACCGCGAC is part of the Methanomicrobia archaeon genome and harbors:
- the iorA gene encoding indolepyruvate ferredoxin oxidoreductase subunit alpha translates to MKEYLLGNVAIARGLFEAGAGVITGYPGTPASEIVETAAQFAKRYNVHVEWSVNEKVAVEVASGAAWTGTRAAAVMKHVGLNVAADPFMTLAYTGVKAGLVLIVADDPYCHSSQNEQDTRRYAQFAGVPCLDPADPQEAKDMCQAAFELSEALELPVIVRPTTRVSHARADVSLGSIEERAEKLEFEKNPEQWVMLPVHARPRHTELLKKQAAMADALYDTPWNQLTLHQSELGIIASGISGLYAEEALRQLDTELSLLRVGSFPPPVALIAAMLKTVKTVLVLEELEPVLEEYVERVALTSNPSVKILGKTSGQLPREGEFDLLLVHNAIAGVLNRPSRYVHPLNVATEILPPRPPVLCPGCSHRATYYAMRRAFGKDAIFPSDIGCYTLAVGMGTVDTCLCMGASITQATGIRFGGEQRPICCSIGDSTFLHAGLPGLLNAAYNKARITVAILDNATTAMTGHQPHPGTGALATGEETKAVSLEAIAKALGADLVETVNPLELDGTIETFSRARDFQGLAVIIAKQACVTDTRRAGMRRKPFRVNAELCTGCKKCVEFGCPAIEFDGEHARTNALCSGCGVCAQICPSAAIEEVTTT